One Gemmatimonadaceae bacterium genomic window, GACCCAGGTATAGGGCAGCGCGCCATTAGGTGGTGGGTGAGGGACGTGGGCCATCGGGGGCGAACGATCGCCCCGTGAATCAAGCGCGCTCGCCGCCCTGCGCGGTGTGCAACGCCTGACCGCCACGACGCTCGTGAGCGAAGTCGGGACGCTGCGCCGTTTCGCCACCGCGCGGCAGCTGATGGCCTATGCGGGGCTGGTCCCGCGCGAGCACTCCAGCGGGGGGAGTGTGCGCCGCGGGGCGATCACCA contains:
- a CDS encoding IS110 family transposase; its protein translation is MQRLTATTLVSEVGTLRRFATARQLMAYAGLVPREHSSGGSVRRGAIT